The Aythya fuligula isolate bAytFul2 chromosome 1, bAytFul2.pri, whole genome shotgun sequence nucleotide sequence GAGAAGGAAGTGACAGGAGCACAGTTGACATAGACATTCTTTATTGTCAGGTCTTGATACATCGTcatgatttcttattttttttcttgtactgtATAAAAACTTGCATTAAGTCAAAGTTACAAAAGCCCCATTGTCTGTATTGGTGATGTTTTAGAAATTTTACAACAGCCATTAAGGAATTCCACCACTCAGAGGTGGGATGTAACAGGTGCTGCTCATCACTCACGTCAGCATGGTTAAGGCTTTGTTTCCAGCAGCTGTGTGGGCCTACAACTTCTCAATGAGTATGGCAGAAGCACCACCTCCGCCGTTGCAGATTCCTGCCAGCCCATACTGTCCTTGTTTCAAGGCGTGGGCCATGTGAACAACAATTCTCGCTCCGGACATTctgattaaaagaaagaatatacACACCTTAGGTTGAAGGAAATTTGGCTCAAACAAGATCATTGGCAGAATATATAGAACTGATTcattggaaagaaacaaaactaagaacataaaaccaacaaaaagaacaaacctACATCTAGAAGCAGTGTgggctgtttttctttagcTACAGTATTAACGAGCAGAAAGATTTCTGCATGTGCACAAACAGAACCTCCACgtttcttctgaaaaaggaaGTCGCCTCTAGGTGTTCCATGTATTACATAGCATCTCTGCCAGTAAAAGATCTTTCGAAGAAAGTAAAGTTAAGTCTCTActataaaaaaaacacaatactaatgattcatttcagtttctttggtTACAACTTGCTATAATGCAGTACAGTACAGTCATCCAGCTCATACCAAGTTAAGACATGTAAATGCTGTCATCAGGCTGTAGAAATTGTGTTTTAAGACAAAAATTCCTATTCCCTTATCAGAGGAAGCTGCTATTCTACAGGAGACATCAGCATATCTTGACAGATTATGCTGGCAAAGATCTAGTGAAGGCAAACTTCTGAACCATGAAGTACTCCAACTGCTTCCAGCTGTACAGCGTGGCTCCTTCTCACCTACGTGTAGCGAGCAGATCTGACATGGATTTGTCCTCACAGCCCTGGAGCTTGCAGCCTCACCACCCTTAAGGAGGCCTAATGAGATATACTTGCGTCCTGAGTAAATTACAGCTCCTGGAGAACCCAGCAGGGAATTCGGGCAGGTGAAGGAACTTCAGAGCACACAAAAGCCCCACGGACATCCCTCAGGCTATCCCCATCTGCTGCATTAGGTGATGGACAACGTTTGGCTTCCCTGCAGGGAATACTTGGGACAAGACTAGGAATTTCACTTTGCTGATACAAGGAAATTCAAGTCCCTGTACTTAAAAGTCCTTAGGCTATTTTCATAACTTTATCTGTACATTTCACTAGCTTAACTGGTTGATTAAGtattactgtttattttctcatgttagcagtgatttttttcaaagcttcGTAAACCTGGATAGCTGTGGTAACAAGCAAGCTTTTATAAAAGGTGGTAGCTacttgtgaaaacaaaactgtgatCATACTCTTTTCAAAGTACCCTGACACCTAACACCTGTATTAATGCAAGTACACATGCACTTGCTGTTAAATTTCTTATAGCTCTTCCTACTTGCATTAAATTTGAGAATAAAATCGAGTATGTTAGCAGCATGTAGAAGGCAGTGCCTCCgtgaagaataaaaaacaatgcaaaacaaaaaccaatgcTTCTTTTACATACCCTATTGGATGCCCGAGAGAGACAGCACCTCCAttaatgtttactttttgtGGATCGATGCCCAGCATTTTAATGTTGGCCAGCACCACGACACTGAAGGCTTCATTGATTTCCCACATTGCAATGTCTTCTTTTTTCAGGCCTGTCTCACTTAGAATCTAGAAATATTTATcagaataattatttctgtgaaaaaaataggaagctAAAAGTACTTTACAGAACTAATTAGGTCtattttcagatggaaaaaagcaaaactgaggtACTGGAGCACAAGTTTAGTTTttgcaaaggaagaaatggagaGTATTCTATGGCAGGAACATGTTTTCCTCACATTTATACAAAGACCACTGATACACGAAGTACATTTAAAGTCAGACAGTACTGCCATACAGCTGCCAATAGTTTTGTTCTGAACTAGTCTATACCTGTATAAccatatttattttgccttttagcCACACCAGCTGCTTAATTGCAGAAGTGTAAACAAGGCCAAAGTTGGTGAAAGCAGTAGAAAGCAATATTCTTTTCCAAGATAAATTCTAAGTTTGTGACTTTAAAGATGTACATCCTTGATCCTCTGAAAAACACCTGTAGTTTGTATTTATGAAGAAATCATAATTTCAGTGGTAATTACAGGAAGATACACCAAGGTTTCAACCAACCATCCAGCACTGAGGAATTCTGCTGTCTTTCAGAAAACGAGCAGTTTGATTCCTACCTTTGGAACAGCATATGCAGGTGCAATAGGAAAGTCAATAGGATCAACAGCAGCATCTGCAAAAGctgtacacaaaaaaaaagtcaaaaaagatgtttaaacaccttttatttttagcatataCAATTTTCATTTGTGCAAACAGCAATCCCAGTCAAGGCAGAATTCTGAATATGATGGTCCCTGAAAATAGATATACCTGAAGTGTAATGTCTCAAATGAGTTGCTTAGTAACATTTTTTTGCAGATGTTTGATGTTATTCCACATAGAAAACTGTTTAGGACTAACAGCTTGCTGGTATGACACTTAAGATATCAAGGACTGTATTAAGAAGATAGAGCCATATGCCTGAGGCCTCATCTTTTCTGTCCTGTGACAGGACAAACAGGATTCTCAGTCAAAGTATAAATATGCTAGAAGGATATTTTCCAGTGCTGTAGtcaaaagataagaaaaaactCACCAACTATCCGTGCCAGAGGTTTAACTTTCAGTCTCTTGGCTGCCTCTGTAGTCATCAGAACCAGGGCAGCTGCTCCGTCATTCAGAGTGCTGGCGTTAGCAGCTGTAACCGTTCCTAGAAAAGGTAACGTGTTGTTTAAACACAGGGGAAAATGGCACAGCCCAGGTACATCGCCCAGGCCCTTGGTAATAGCTACTGCACTGAGTTAACTACCAATTTTTCGTTagtcttggttttgtttttttcagatgagtTTGATTGAACAAATACAGCCCCATGTATTCATAGGGTTTATCTAAATGGCAGTTCACGTCATGCCTTccacaccagcagcactgccagcattAATGCAGGATTCCAGTTCGGACATGGCTGCGAGTGAACATCAACTTCAGGTTCTCACTGTTCTACAGGCTCTTGGACCACTTCTTTTCACTCAGGCCAGCTTATACTGGTGTGAAAACAAGGTTTGAATTTCTTGGTAGGATATTTCCTTCGCAGGCATTTAAAAGTTAATGGCTCGCTGTAAGTGCAATCGAGCTCTTGTGAGCAGTACCCTTCACTCTAACAAAGAATCTGTGTACCTGGTAAACAATTAAGCAGTTGATTTAACAATATTTACCATTCTCtttttggaaaacagctttcagcTTTGGAACTTTACTAAAATCCACACGTTTATATTCTTCGTCTTCTGTCACTTCTGTATCCGGCTTTCCTGAAATTCAAATTCAGTGGAGTTTTTTGTAATACAGTCCATTTTTAACACATTCTTCAATTAAATGCTGCCTTATTTAAACAATTCATTTTAGTTGAAAAAATGTAACTAATTTATGCATCTcaaaagtgtttgaaaatgaaaaaaatatatatttctcaaTCCCATTTATTCACAGCAAATCCATTTATACTCCTTGATGGGTGAATGAAAGggacaaaacatatttttaaggtGATTTACAGGGAAATTAGTACGTGTCATCAAGCTGTTCTAGCTAAATTCAATACATAGTCATCcaagatatgaaaaaaattatggtaacagagaaaaaagtaaaataaaaacacattacagGTGATTGACTGCTGGTCACCAGACAGTCTGCATAGCAGAAAACTCTTAGCTATTCTGAAGCAAAAGTACAGATATAGATACACTTGTAGGGGTTTGTACGATCCTGAGATCTGCATATTTAAGCAGCATCATTTGTACTAAATACGGACATTACGGCTTTCAATAAGAAACAACTCATTTTATCACACCTTTCCATAATACCTTTTTTTGAAACAGTGACAGgaactatttcatttttgagtATTCCCGAATCCCAGGCTGTTTTGCTCCTTGTGTAAGAGCCTATGGCATAAGTGTCTTGTTCCTCTCGTGAAATGGTGAACTTCTTCGCAGTATTCTCAGCACAGTTGCCCTTGGAGAAAAATCAGACATGTTACGTTTGGTATTTCTGGAGAAGTGAACtagaaacttaaataaaaaagacagcagTTTTTCAGAATTGAACATGGCTAATATTTGGTGTTCATTTCTACAATCATGATCAACCAGAAGCTTCTGCCTTTGAAGTGTGAACTTCAGATTTAGCACCTGTTCTCTGGATCCAGATTATCCAGCTGGGAAGGAACATTCCTTACAAGGCTTTTGAGTAAATTAAAGAACTGCATGTAGAGCAAGTTTTAAAGTGCTTAGGCAGACTTCTTCAGAGACTGAAGAACACTACTCAGCCACAGAGCAGTGTGTTTGCATCATCTTCCTAGCATTTCCATGCCACTGCTGGCTGGTCTATTCCAAAGGTTACAGGAATGGGTCAACAAATACCTGCCTGAATACTTTTTGTCTAATAACTGGAATGAAATAATTAGAATGAAATAATCAAATCATATATAGATTAATCCATCAAAATTATGTAATCCTTATTTGTTATCAACATTGTCCCAATACCTGggaacaaaatttaaaaataaataaataaaaaggatacTCATTCAGTCAACCTGAAAGATTTCTTCTGAATGAGATTTTGTTCTGCCTCTCATTTCTGTAGAAAACTCAGAGAATCACCACAAAACCCTCTAGTACTAGCTCCCCAGTTCCTTAAGCAAGCAAGTTCACTTCTGCACAGTTTACACACGTGAAGTGTTCACAGCACCAGCAACTTGGCGTACTGCCAGAACACAGACACGGGTGAGTTCCTAAAGCCATCGGATGGTCCCTCCTGTATATTCTCTCACAGACCGTTAAGATTCTCCAAGCAACCTACAGCTCctataataaaaacacacattcCTGAAATAGTGTCCCAATCTATTAAAACTTTGTGTATTACACCAAGCTCCCAGAGGTTTCCCCCTGCCCACCAGGAACTAGCGAAGTCAGTGTTTGCATTCCtatagaaaaaaatcctcatgGTCAAAAACCATTTTAGCTGAAATTCATGACTGGTTTTCAACCAATAGCCTAAGCAGCATGCACGTTACTGCAAAAccaacaaagcaaaagcagtgaGGTCTGTACCAAGGACATGGAACAGCTAAAGACTGCAGAACATTCTTCATGAGATGTTTTCAGGGATAGTAGCAAGAACACTAACTTGGCAGTAAATAACACCCTACAACTGAATTATTAGAGGCAAGGTTCAGAAATGTTGGTACACTGAAAATAGTTCCTCtcctttcaaaatgttctttcctGATGCTTGCTCTTCGCTATCTTCACATCAGATTTTTTCCACACCCATCCCCAGTTTGCAGCTGTTTGTCTGATGTAAGTTATCGTGCCGATGAGCCAAGTGCATCAGCTGACTCCAAGCTTCTAACAGAAGATAGGAGGTATGTACATGGGGGGAGGGAAAGCAAACATGAGAGCCCACCAAGCCATAAGAAGTGGTTACCCCCAAACACAAGTAACTCGTCTGCTCTCTCCTACACCAAGAGAGAAAGCAGTGGCAGAAATTGTGGGGTGGTTGGTTTTTTCAATCCCTGTTCTAGGCTGTTCAGGCTTCAGTGAGAGACAAATAAACATTAACACAATTTTCTACTCTGTTTTGACCTTCTGTGTAGTCTCTCCATCACAGTTACTGCAGGAAGcctggaaatggaaaacattttcctcccTCAGTGTTCCTCATTTCTAGGTCTGCTACATGAAGCAGCCTAATAATAAACGTCTTCAAAGCAGCATGAGGTGTATGGTGGATAATTCAGAATTCTGCAGGAATATTTACCATATGGATATGGTTATAGACATCTGTGAGTCCATCTTTTACTATCAGATCTTCCAGCTTTACTCCTCCGTACGGTGTTGCTCCTCTGCTCATCGTATAGGGAACGTTAGACATGCTCTCCATTCCACCAGCAACCATTACATCCTGctcaaacaaaacacaaatcaaattATTAATAATGCAGCGTGTTCTACACGACTTCTTCTGGGAACAGATACTAAGAAAAGCTTAAGAGTGGACACTTTGTATTTCTGAGGAGTCttagagaaaaagggaaaaaaaaaccttatgCATTTTGAAGGCAAACAGCAGGGACAACAGCTGAAGAGAGCTAATCTGTGCTGACAGAGCAGCTGGACTTTTACCTGGAATGTAATTTTGGAAAGCTGCAAGAGCCACGTTGGTCTCTTGCACTTTTACTCCAAAAGCTTCCAAGATCAGATTGTAAGCTTTACTTTAAACAGTTTCTTTCTCCtctaaatttctcatttttgctCTTCGTTAGCAGCTCCCTATGGAACAAGCAGCAGCCAGAATCTAAGAGATCAATCAAGAGAAGTTTAGAAGTACCTGCAGTTTTACGTAATATTGTTACACCTCACTACCTAAAAAGAGATGACTTCAggttttttcatctgaaattccagaaaaaaaaaaaagtgactttaaaaaataaagatcactGAACTTGAATTAAGCTGAATCATTGTGGGTGTTGAtaaatcagtttattttccaagctgaactgagacagaacaaatacaaacaGCTATGAGGGCCATACGCATATCTGCTCTCCATCAGGCTACAACCCGTAAAAGCCCTGGCACCTCAGCATGTGAAGAACAGACTCTCAGCTGTGATTAATGGCACTTTTAAGATACAAATAATTGCAAGAAATACACCCAAAAAATGTAGCATTAGTCTTTGAGAATTCAGTATTGCTGTTAATATAActagaaaagatattttatatcAAAAGAGTAATAATTAGGTCTCACAATTGAGACAAAAATAATGGTTTGGTTCAGCACAGATTATAAACTCTATACAGAACAGCAGCATGgagtaataaagaaaacaaaggaggCTGCAGACAAATGGAAAGGCAGGGAAGTGGGAAAGGCAGCTGAGGTACGGGAGCAGCAATAGAGCAGAGGAACGGGAGTCGTGTGCACTTCACTCCATCACGTGAAAGACTTGGCGTTAAAGCAGTTGTTTGTACAATGCTAAATGCGCGCTGACTCAAGCCTCTGGGATCTATCCCTGGTTCCCACCACAGATACCTTGCAGTCTGCAGCCaagaaaaacaacccccccccccaaaaaaaaaaaaaaaaggcattatttaTAGCTCTGAGAGCACTAACTGGGCAGCGGGTCTGCTTTTGCTTGGGCTGGCGGCAGAGCAGTGCCTAGCTCAGCtccaagcccagctcccttcAGAGCGCACGGCCTGCGGCTGTCAAACCAACCACATCCGTGCCCACTGCAGTGAACTCGCTGGAGGCACGTTACTAAATCCAAAACGTGGCTGTTTCCACAGCTGGACCCGATTCAAAGTCCAGCGGGAGGACTTCCACCGAGTTCAGCAGGCACTGGGTGAAGTGCCGCTCCCTGCACAGCGAGCCCAAAGCAGCATGCAGCTGCCCAGcttaaaaaatgctattttcacGTGGGGGATAGTGTATACAGAGGAAAGTATATTTCTCACTTATGAGCCATTTATTTTGTAAGCCAAAAATACATGTTGAACTCACAGTATCTGCACTTTAGAGAAAGGATGTTGTCAAATGTTTTAGATAtggaattaaaagcaaaactgtttctAATTCACACTTCTGAATTATTCTTTGCTGCCGAGCATTTAGCAGCTTGGTGAAAATGGTGCATTGTCTCATCCTTCCATTCAAGGATAGAATTTTTCCTATTCATACAGAAAATCTTAGAATACAATTGGCAGAGATGAGTAATTCCCCTCCAACAAGCTCTTCAATGAAAATGCTGTTCAGCAACAGTAGTTTCAGCTTCTCTGGTAGCAATAAAAAGCCTGAAACATCTTTAATGTACTTCAAAACAACactgttttaatatatatatttaattcatttaagtGGTAAAGGGATCTGAAACGCAAGATGAAATCTCTTTCAACAAAATCtaaatttagggaaaaaaatcttgaattttcAAATCAGAAAGCTTGAaactcctttatttatttatttattttggaggggAGGTACAATAGGGAAGAAGTGTAAATACCATAAACCAAAATCTACCCTACTTGCTCAGCTCTAAAAATTAATCTGACAGTTCCCTAactacaaaactttttttttttccctgacttaAACCAAAACATATTTGACTAACTATAACATTAAGGTTGCATGACCTAAATAAAACCTCGCTCATTAGCTCCATTATTGCAAGTCAAAACACAGCCCCAAATCAAGGACCCCAGCCATCAGCAGGACGGGATCTACAACatcagttgtgtgttttttccatAAAACAGCACCAAAATTCACATACCTGACTCCCACACATCAGGCTTTGTGCTGCCATCATGATTGATTTCATTCCTGAAGCACAGACCTTATTGACAGTTGTAGTAGGAGTGCAGATGGGCAGACCTAAGTCAAGTAAGTTACACAAACAGCTATTATTTAAGGGTAGACTACCTCTGTGTTGGTGTTTCAACAAGATTTCATATGGGACTAGTTTTTATGTAACCCCAGGGTATCCAGCTGGCATTATTTGGCCTGCCCACCTTCACCCCTGATTACTGTCCTTGGAGACTTCTGTCACTTCTCTCCTTCAGGCAACAGACTCAGGTGATGAGAGGAAGCAAGTGAGgattcaggcagcagcagatcagAGAACAGCACtattcctcctcctcacagcCTGACCCCTGACTCTAAGAAGCACACAACTAAGAAGCCACGAACAAGCTGCTGCCAGTTGCTAAATCCTACAAGAAATTATCCCAGCAGTACAGGAACTCTCAACCTATGCAGTACTGAACACGACCAAATTTATTAGGTGTCACCCACAGTTACTGAGCTGTTATTACTGCTACTGAGTGTTCAGGACAACAGCCTTGCATTCTCTTTCGTGCAGCTGGGCTCCAAAGCCCTGCATGGCTGCCTCTGTCCTACAGCTCCGCTACCAGCACGTCACCTCCATGCCAGCGATGAGGTGGGGA carries:
- the ACAT1 gene encoding acetyl-CoA acetyltransferase, mitochondrial isoform X1 codes for the protein MAAAGRRRLQRCLLPLQCAAKAGAGRDLALKYTSRGYASQRTLNEVVIASAARTPIGSFQGSLSSLPATKLGSIAIKGAIDRAGIPVEEVKEVYMGNVLQAGQGQAPARQAVLGAGLPICTPTTTVNKVCASGMKSIMMAAQSLMCGSQDVMVAGGMESMSNVPYTMSRGATPYGGVKLEDLIVKDGLTDVYNHIHMGNCAENTAKKFTISREEQDTYAIGSYTRSKTAWDSGILKNEIVPVTVSKKGKPDTEVTEDEEYKRVDFSKVPKLKAVFQKENGTVTAANASTLNDGAAALVLMTTEAAKRLKVKPLARIVAFADAAVDPIDFPIAPAYAVPKILSETGLKKEDIAMWEINEAFSVVVLANIKMLGIDPQKVNINGGAVSLGHPIGMSGARIVVHMAHALKQGQYGLAGICNGGGGASAILIEKL
- the ACAT1 gene encoding acetyl-CoA acetyltransferase, mitochondrial isoform X2, encoding MAGAAGLGRRRAAVAGLLRALKYTSRGYASQRTLNEVVIASAARTPIGSFQGSLSSLPATKLGSIAIKGAIDRAGIPVEEVKEVYMGNVLQAGQGQAPARQAVLGAGLPICTPTTTVNKVCASGMKSIMMAAQSLMCGSQDVMVAGGMESMSNVPYTMSRGATPYGGVKLEDLIVKDGLTDVYNHIHMGNCAENTAKKFTISREEQDTYAIGSYTRSKTAWDSGILKNEIVPVTVSKKGKPDTEVTEDEEYKRVDFSKVPKLKAVFQKENGTVTAANASTLNDGAAALVLMTTEAAKRLKVKPLARIVAFADAAVDPIDFPIAPAYAVPKILSETGLKKEDIAMWEINEAFSVVVLANIKMLGIDPQKVNINGGAVSLGHPIGMSGARIVVHMAHALKQGQYGLAGICNGGGGASAILIEKL